From Gammaproteobacteria bacterium, one genomic window encodes:
- a CDS encoding VUT family protein, which yields MPLTYFGLSFEKVFGELLEGAPSMVFAIFCGRFLNLYTITKLKMLTRGRYFWLRSIFACLIGDLITLTLVYSIIFHNLPFSAVSQLYFSDLFVRVSYSIVGGGPAVLVVNYLKKKEGLDVYDHGTNFNPFKFSLSD from the coding sequence ATGCCCCTTACTTATTTTGGCTTATCTTTTGAAAAAGTTTTTGGCGAATTGTTGGAAGGTGCTCCTTCCATGGTTTTTGCTATCTTTTGTGGCCGTTTTTTGAATTTATATACGATTACTAAATTAAAAATGTTAACTAGGGGTAGATATTTCTGGTTAAGGAGTATCTTTGCCTGCTTAATAGGTGACCTAATCACTTTAACCTTAGTATACTCTATAATTTTTCATAATCTTCCGTTTTCTGCTGTATCTCAGTTATACTTCTCTGATTTATTTGTGCGCGTTTCCTATTCTATCGTCGGCGGCGGACCTGCTGTATTGGTGGTTAATTATTTAAAGAAGAAAGAAGGTTTAGATGTATATGACCATGGCACAAATTTTAATCCATTTAAATTCAGTCTTTCAGATTAG
- a CDS encoding LysR family transcriptional regulator has protein sequence MSKFEQIATFVSVIQEHGFAAAAKKQGISTSAVSRQIAKLEASLGIQLLVRTPRRIALTEAGKQYFQYCKNALHEITKAETAIAGSQSEAVGILNVMGNRFYIEEFFFPRLAEFMQQNPKLKIRFELAERFPDLEEENVDIIFGTSLEGPPSLVRRRVATTRYVLCASPEYLKKYGTPAKPADLVNHRYITHAVRKPDIIQFKNNEELYLEPILWLNDSHTMLECAIQGIGIIKVLENIAEEALREKLLVEILQEYNDSQRTIYLYYLPNRYLQPKIRRFIDFYTESK, from the coding sequence CTTTCGTCTCCGTCATTCAAGAACATGGCTTCGCCGCCGCTGCCAAGAAACAAGGGATATCTACCTCGGCAGTTAGCCGACAGATCGCTAAATTGGAAGCCTCTCTGGGAATACAGCTACTCGTGCGCACTCCAAGACGCATAGCCCTCACTGAAGCAGGAAAACAATATTTTCAATATTGTAAAAATGCCTTACACGAAATTACTAAAGCAGAAACGGCTATCGCCGGCAGCCAATCAGAAGCTGTAGGGATTTTAAATGTGATGGGCAATCGTTTTTACATTGAAGAATTTTTTTTCCCACGCTTGGCGGAATTTATGCAGCAAAACCCAAAGCTTAAAATCCGCTTTGAACTGGCAGAAAGGTTCCCAGACCTAGAGGAAGAAAACGTCGATATTATATTTGGCACATCCCTGGAAGGGCCACCCAGTTTAGTGCGCCGTCGCGTGGCAACTACCCGCTATGTGTTATGCGCATCGCCAGAATATCTGAAAAAATATGGCACTCCAGCAAAACCTGCCGATCTAGTCAATCATCGTTACATCACGCATGCCGTGCGAAAACCAGATATCATTCAGTTTAAAAATAATGAAGAATTATATTTAGAACCGATTTTATGGCTCAACGACAGTCATACCATGTTGGAATGCGCCATCCAAGGTATAGGGATTATCAAAGTATTAGAAAATATTGCTGAGGAAGCACTGCGAGAGAAACTGCTGGTTGAAATCTTGCAGGAATACAATGATTCACAGCGGACAATTTACCTCTATTATTTACCAAACCGCTACTTACAACCTAAAATTCGGCGCTTTATTGATTTTTATACTGAGAGTAAATGA
- a CDS encoding S24 family peptidase, with product MEPAFQVGALLIFDPERQPRDRSYILVRLEENNRYFFRQLIIDGNDHYLKPLNPDLSLFKMRFLDKKDQVIACLIESRNKLLPEDQLKMLEDI from the coding sequence ATGGAACCTGCTTTTCAGGTAGGCGCATTGCTGATCTTTGATCCCGAAAGACAACCTCGAGATCGAAGCTATATCCTAGTCAGACTAGAAGAAAATAATCGCTACTTCTTTAGACAATTAATTATAGACGGCAACGATCATTATTTAAAACCTCTGAATCCTGATCTCAGTTTATTTAAAATGCGATTCTTAGATAAAAAAGACCAGGTCATAGCTTGTTTAATAGAGTCTAGAAATAAACTTCTACCCGAAGACCAATTGAAAATGTTGGAGGATATTTGA